In Sphingomonas sp. SUN019, the genomic window CGAAAGCGTGTTCATGCGCGAGGGCACCGGCGCCGTAAAGGTGTTGGAGCGTATCCTCGATATGGGTGTCCGCCTAAGCCTCGACGACTTCGGCACCGGTTATTCCAGCCTCGGCTACCTCAGCCGCACGCGGTTCTCCTCGATCAAGATCGACCGCAGCTTCGTCACCGCCGCGTCGAAGGGTGGACGCGAGGCGAAGGCGATCATCTGCGCGGTCGTCGCGCTCGCCCGCAGCCTCGGTATGGCGACGATCGCCGAAGGGGTGGAGACCGAAACCGAACTGGCGATGATCCGCGAACTCGGCTGCAGCAAGATCCAGGGCTATTATTTCGGCCGACCGCTCCCCGTTGAGGAGGCGCGCGGCCTGGCGCAGCAACACCGCCCCGACGCCCGCGCGGCTTGACACTTTCGGGGGCAATTGTCAGAGCGCTCGCCACGTAGGGGTGTAGCTCAGTTGGTTAGAGCGTCGGTCTCCAAAACCGAAGGCCCTCGGTTCGAGTCCGAGCTCCCCTGCCATGCTGCAGTCCCAGGTTCTGCGCCGGTCCACCCACCTCCATCGCGACCGCCGCTACCCACATTTCGCAATCGCCTGACGTTCGCTTCGCGCTACTCTCCCGCGAATAAAGAAGGCGGAGAGCGGTGCGATGACGAAGGCGTGGCTTGCCCTGTGGGCGGCGCTGGCGCTGGCGGGGTGTTCGGAGCAAACAACGGCGCCCGACGCCGCCGCCTCCCCCTCTCCCACGCGCAAAACCGCGGCGGCCCCCACGAAGGAGTCGCTGTCGATCGAGCAATTCAGGCAGGGACAGCGCGACAGTTTTGCGCAGCGCGATCCCGAAAGCGATAATGTGGTCGACCTCGCGACGCTGCCGCCGCGCTATCGCAAGCAGTTCAAGCGTATGGACGCCGATGAGGATCAGCGCGTCACCCGCGCCGAGCTGGAACAGTCGGTCACTGAACGCTTCGCGCTGGCCGACAAGAACAAGGACGGCGTGCTGCAACCAGCGGAATGGAAGTAGCCGCCGCCCGCGCCCACTTGTGTTCCCCCCGCGACGGCGCTATCTGCGCACGCCATCCGACAGCACGGAAGGGCACGCCGGTTTCCCACTCTCGCAGGGAAAGCGGTGGCGGTTCCATGTCTGGCACGGGCACGACAACTCAAGGCGAAGACACGTGGCGAAGACGTCCCCGGTAGAATTCATCCAGCAGGTTCGCGCCGAGACCAGGAAGGTCGTGTGGCCGAGCTTCAAGGAAACATGGATGACCGGCGT contains:
- the secE gene encoding preprotein translocase subunit SecE; this translates as MAKTSPVEFIQQVRAETRKVVWPSFKETWMTGVMVVIMTTILAIFFLGVDSVFDAIVKALVRLAQ